The following are encoded together in the Tribolium castaneum strain GA2 chromosome 3, icTriCast1.1, whole genome shotgun sequence genome:
- the Psi gene encoding far upstream element-binding protein 3 isoform X1 — MSDYSAVAPPPQQNFGPSSAFAAALQRAKQVSIPPIAAKINPGSTNPADNRPKRPLEDGPEPDAKKGPSTSGPPPQLPPPGNRPPPSQGGMGGPPMGGGPQLNEDIKVPDKMVGLIIGRGGEQITRLQSESGCKIQMAPDSQGMPDRVCSLSGTKEAINRAKELIMNIVHQRGRTEGLGGLDLGPNMGHNNYPGMNNMNQGMGGGGGGGGGGGGGRNFVEIMIPGPKVGLIIGKGGETIKQLQEKSGAKMVVIQDGPNQEQEKPLRISGDPSKVEYAKQLVYDLIAEKEMQNYNRRGGGGRQDDRQQYNDYGGGGGNEAEVLVPRQAVGVVIGKGGDMIKKIQAETGARVQFQQAREEGPGERRCYLSGTPKQVEQARQRIEELIDSVHRRDGGDGPGQGRGRGRGGDRYDSRGGSNRNGGGQDYGGWDDRRQQQAPQEVTFVVPSSKCGVIIGRGGETIKQINQQSGAHCELDRRSQNNQNSNEKTFIIRGDPDQIEAAKRIISDKVQMPLNFVPVGGPAMSNNMQTAYPGMAPQSYNPQNWGMPAYQQQWNAPSQSADAPTQQNAMQVNPSTGQPDYSLQWAEYYRSLGMHREAEMIEQQAKSKGMSSSAPGQPQAGATAGSGPAPAATPTGAASNGGQPDYSAQWAEYYRSIGKHKEAEAIEAQMKSKQQSQANVQSMQGGPASSQSGPVQAPAGGYQQQAYGAYQASSGYYGGQAQGGVPSNVPQGGYGFPAYGYGAPAPAAPPNNSDN; from the exons atgagtgattaTTCAGCGGTAGCGCCGCCACCTCAACAGAATTTTGGTCCTTCCTCGGCTTTTGCGGCCGCCCTCCAAAGAGCAAAACAAGTCAGTATTCCGCCA ATCGCTGCTAAAATTAACCCAGGATCCACAAACCCGGCCGATAATCGACCGAAAAGGCCTCTAGAAGACGGGCCAG AACCGGATGCGAAGAAAGGTCCAAGCACCAGTGGACCACCTCCTCAACTGCCTCCGCCTGGAAACAGACCGCCGCCGAGCCAGGGTGGCATGGGTGGACCCCCAATGGGTGGCGGGCCGCAGCTTAATGAAGACATCAAAGTGCCTGATAAAATGGTTGGCTTAA TAATTGGTCGTGGAGGCGAACAGATCACGAGACTTCAGTCGGAATCAGGCTGTAAAATCCAAATGGCACCTGATTCACAGGGAATGCCAGACCGTGTATGTTCGCTATCAGGCACTAAAGAGGCCATCAATAGAGCCAAGGAGCTCATTATGAATATCGTTCATCAAAGAGGTCGCACGGAAGGGTTGGGTGGGCTCGATCTAGGGCCAAATATGGGTCACAATAATTACCCag GGATGAACAACATGAACCAGGGGATGGGTGgtggtggcggcggcggcggtggCGGTGGCGGCGGCCGTAACTTCGTCGAAATCATGATACCTGGACCCAAAGTCGGTCTGATAATCGGTAAAGGTGGCGAAACCATCAAACAACTGCAGGAAAAAAGCGGCGCGAAAATGGTTGTGATTCAAGACGGTCCTAATCAAGAACAAGAAAAACCGTTACGGATCAGTGGTGACCCTTCCAAAGTCGAATACGCCAAACAATTAGTCTACGATTTGATTGCCGAGAAGGAGATGCAAAATTATAATCGAAGAGGTGGAGGCGGGAGACAAGACGATAGGCAACAGTACAACGATTATGGAGGGGGTGGTGGTAATGAGGCGGAGGTTTTAGTGCCGAGACAGGCTGTGGGGGTTGTTATTGGAAAAGGGGGCGATATGATTAAGAAAATTCAAGCGGAAACTGGGGCGCGGGTTCAGTTCCAGCAAGCCAGAGAGGAGGGGCCGGGGGAGAGGCGGTGCTACCTCTCAGGCACCCCCAAACAAGTCGAACAG GCTAGACAACGAATAGAGGAACTTATCGACAGCGTCCATCGACGAGACGGCGGCGACGGTCCCGGCCAAGGCCGTGGCAGAGGAAGAGGTGGCGATCGTTACGACAGCCGAGGTGGAAGTAACAGAAACGGCGGAGGACAAGACTACGGCGGTTGGGACGACAGAAGACAACAACAAGCACCTCAAGAAGTCACATTCGTTGTTCCAAGTTCGAAATGTGGAGTAATAATCGGGAGAG GTGGCGAAACGATCAAACAGATCAATCAACAGTCCGGTGCCCACTGTGAGTTAGACCGCCGATCACAAAACAATCAGAATTCAAacgaaaaaacatttataatccGCGGCGATCCTGATCAAATCGAAGCGGCCAAACGAATAATCAGCGATAAAGTCCAAATGCCTCTTAACTTCGTACCTGTTGGCGGTCCTGCAATGTCAAACAACATGCAAACT GCTTATCCTGGAATGGCGCCTCAATCTTACAACCCCCAAAATTGGGGCATGCCTGCTTACCAACAACAATGGAACGCCCCCTCGCAAAGTGCCGACGCCCCCACACAACAAAACGCCATGCAGGTTAACCCCTCAACTGGACAGCCTGACTACTCGCTACAGTGGGCAGAGTATTACAGGTCCTTAGGAATGCACAGGGAAGCGGAAATGATAGAACAACAG GCAAAATCGAAGGGAATGTCCTCGTCGGCCCCCGGCCAACCCCAAGCCGGTGCGACGGCAGGTTCCGGTCCAGCACCTGCAGCAACCCCCACTGGTGCTGCATCCAATGGTGGCCAACCAGATTACAGTGCCCAGTGGGCGGAGTATTATCGTAGTATAGGAAAACATAAAGAAGCTGAAGCGATAGAAGCACAAATGAAATCGAAG CAACAGTCCCAAGCCAACGTGCAATCGATGCAAGGAGGCCCAGCTTCGTCCCAGTCCGGCCCTGTCCAAGCCCCAGCAGGTGGTTACCAGCAGCAAGCCTATGGTGCATATCAAGCTTCAAGTG GTTACTACGGTGGACAGGCGCAAGGTGGGGTCCCCAGCAACGTCCCCCAAGGGGGCTACGGCTTCCCGGCGTACGGTTACGGAGCACCCGCCCCTGCAGCCCCCCCTAACAACTCCGACAACTAA
- the Psi gene encoding far upstream element-binding protein 3 isoform X3 codes for MSDYSAVAPPPQQNFGPSSAFAAALQRAKQVSIPPIAAKINPGSTNPADNRPKRPLEDGPEPDAKKGPSTSGPPPQLPPPGNRPPPSQGGMGGPPMGGGPQLNEDIKVPDKMVGLRMNNMNQGMGGGGGGGGGGGGGRNFVEIMIPGPKVGLIIGKGGETIKQLQEKSGAKMVVIQDGPNQEQEKPLRISGDPSKVEYAKQLVYDLIAEKEMQNYNRRGGGGRQDDRQQYNDYGGGGGNEAEVLVPRQAVGVVIGKGGDMIKKIQAETGARVQFQQAREEGPGERRCYLSGTPKQVEQARQRIEELIDSVHRRDGGDGPGQGRGRGRGGDRYDSRGGSNRNGGGQDYGGWDDRRQQQAPQEVTFVVPSSKCGVIIGRGGETIKQINQQSGAHCELDRRSQNNQNSNEKTFIIRGDPDQIEAAKRIISDKVQMPLNFVPVGGPAMSNNMQTAYPGMAPQSYNPQNWGMPAYQQQWNAPSQSADAPTQQNAMQVNPSTGQPDYSLQWAEYYRSLGMHREAEMIEQQAKSKGMSSSAPGQPQAGATAGSGPAPAATPTGAASNGGQPDYSAQWAEYYRSIGKHKEAEAIEAQMKSKQQSQANVQSMQGGPASSQSGPVQAPAGGYQQQAYGAYQASSGYYGGQAQGGVPSNVPQGGYGFPAYGYGAPAPAAPPNNSDN; via the exons atgagtgattaTTCAGCGGTAGCGCCGCCACCTCAACAGAATTTTGGTCCTTCCTCGGCTTTTGCGGCCGCCCTCCAAAGAGCAAAACAAGTCAGTATTCCGCCA ATCGCTGCTAAAATTAACCCAGGATCCACAAACCCGGCCGATAATCGACCGAAAAGGCCTCTAGAAGACGGGCCAG AACCGGATGCGAAGAAAGGTCCAAGCACCAGTGGACCACCTCCTCAACTGCCTCCGCCTGGAAACAGACCGCCGCCGAGCCAGGGTGGCATGGGTGGACCCCCAATGGGTGGCGGGCCGCAGCTTAATGAAGACATCAAAGTGCCTGATAAAATGGTTGGCTTAA GGATGAACAACATGAACCAGGGGATGGGTGgtggtggcggcggcggcggtggCGGTGGCGGCGGCCGTAACTTCGTCGAAATCATGATACCTGGACCCAAAGTCGGTCTGATAATCGGTAAAGGTGGCGAAACCATCAAACAACTGCAGGAAAAAAGCGGCGCGAAAATGGTTGTGATTCAAGACGGTCCTAATCAAGAACAAGAAAAACCGTTACGGATCAGTGGTGACCCTTCCAAAGTCGAATACGCCAAACAATTAGTCTACGATTTGATTGCCGAGAAGGAGATGCAAAATTATAATCGAAGAGGTGGAGGCGGGAGACAAGACGATAGGCAACAGTACAACGATTATGGAGGGGGTGGTGGTAATGAGGCGGAGGTTTTAGTGCCGAGACAGGCTGTGGGGGTTGTTATTGGAAAAGGGGGCGATATGATTAAGAAAATTCAAGCGGAAACTGGGGCGCGGGTTCAGTTCCAGCAAGCCAGAGAGGAGGGGCCGGGGGAGAGGCGGTGCTACCTCTCAGGCACCCCCAAACAAGTCGAACAG GCTAGACAACGAATAGAGGAACTTATCGACAGCGTCCATCGACGAGACGGCGGCGACGGTCCCGGCCAAGGCCGTGGCAGAGGAAGAGGTGGCGATCGTTACGACAGCCGAGGTGGAAGTAACAGAAACGGCGGAGGACAAGACTACGGCGGTTGGGACGACAGAAGACAACAACAAGCACCTCAAGAAGTCACATTCGTTGTTCCAAGTTCGAAATGTGGAGTAATAATCGGGAGAG GTGGCGAAACGATCAAACAGATCAATCAACAGTCCGGTGCCCACTGTGAGTTAGACCGCCGATCACAAAACAATCAGAATTCAAacgaaaaaacatttataatccGCGGCGATCCTGATCAAATCGAAGCGGCCAAACGAATAATCAGCGATAAAGTCCAAATGCCTCTTAACTTCGTACCTGTTGGCGGTCCTGCAATGTCAAACAACATGCAAACT GCTTATCCTGGAATGGCGCCTCAATCTTACAACCCCCAAAATTGGGGCATGCCTGCTTACCAACAACAATGGAACGCCCCCTCGCAAAGTGCCGACGCCCCCACACAACAAAACGCCATGCAGGTTAACCCCTCAACTGGACAGCCTGACTACTCGCTACAGTGGGCAGAGTATTACAGGTCCTTAGGAATGCACAGGGAAGCGGAAATGATAGAACAACAG GCAAAATCGAAGGGAATGTCCTCGTCGGCCCCCGGCCAACCCCAAGCCGGTGCGACGGCAGGTTCCGGTCCAGCACCTGCAGCAACCCCCACTGGTGCTGCATCCAATGGTGGCCAACCAGATTACAGTGCCCAGTGGGCGGAGTATTATCGTAGTATAGGAAAACATAAAGAAGCTGAAGCGATAGAAGCACAAATGAAATCGAAG CAACAGTCCCAAGCCAACGTGCAATCGATGCAAGGAGGCCCAGCTTCGTCCCAGTCCGGCCCTGTCCAAGCCCCAGCAGGTGGTTACCAGCAGCAAGCCTATGGTGCATATCAAGCTTCAAGTG GTTACTACGGTGGACAGGCGCAAGGTGGGGTCCCCAGCAACGTCCCCCAAGGGGGCTACGGCTTCCCGGCGTACGGTTACGGAGCACCCGCCCCTGCAGCCCCCCCTAACAACTCCGACAACTAA
- the Psi gene encoding far upstream element-binding protein 1 isoform X2, translated as MSDYSAVAPPPQQNFGPSSAFAAALQRAKQIAAKINPGSTNPADNRPKRPLEDGPEPDAKKGPSTSGPPPQLPPPGNRPPPSQGGMGGPPMGGGPQLNEDIKVPDKMVGLIIGRGGEQITRLQSESGCKIQMAPDSQGMPDRVCSLSGTKEAINRAKELIMNIVHQRGRTEGLGGLDLGPNMGHNNYPGMNNMNQGMGGGGGGGGGGGGGRNFVEIMIPGPKVGLIIGKGGETIKQLQEKSGAKMVVIQDGPNQEQEKPLRISGDPSKVEYAKQLVYDLIAEKEMQNYNRRGGGGRQDDRQQYNDYGGGGGNEAEVLVPRQAVGVVIGKGGDMIKKIQAETGARVQFQQAREEGPGERRCYLSGTPKQVEQARQRIEELIDSVHRRDGGDGPGQGRGRGRGGDRYDSRGGSNRNGGGQDYGGWDDRRQQQAPQEVTFVVPSSKCGVIIGRGGETIKQINQQSGAHCELDRRSQNNQNSNEKTFIIRGDPDQIEAAKRIISDKVQMPLNFVPVGGPAMSNNMQTAYPGMAPQSYNPQNWGMPAYQQQWNAPSQSADAPTQQNAMQVNPSTGQPDYSLQWAEYYRSLGMHREAEMIEQQAKSKGMSSSAPGQPQAGATAGSGPAPAATPTGAASNGGQPDYSAQWAEYYRSIGKHKEAEAIEAQMKSKQQSQANVQSMQGGPASSQSGPVQAPAGGYQQQAYGAYQASSGYYGGQAQGGVPSNVPQGGYGFPAYGYGAPAPAAPPNNSDN; from the exons atgagtgattaTTCAGCGGTAGCGCCGCCACCTCAACAGAATTTTGGTCCTTCCTCGGCTTTTGCGGCCGCCCTCCAAAGAGCAAAACAA ATCGCTGCTAAAATTAACCCAGGATCCACAAACCCGGCCGATAATCGACCGAAAAGGCCTCTAGAAGACGGGCCAG AACCGGATGCGAAGAAAGGTCCAAGCACCAGTGGACCACCTCCTCAACTGCCTCCGCCTGGAAACAGACCGCCGCCGAGCCAGGGTGGCATGGGTGGACCCCCAATGGGTGGCGGGCCGCAGCTTAATGAAGACATCAAAGTGCCTGATAAAATGGTTGGCTTAA TAATTGGTCGTGGAGGCGAACAGATCACGAGACTTCAGTCGGAATCAGGCTGTAAAATCCAAATGGCACCTGATTCACAGGGAATGCCAGACCGTGTATGTTCGCTATCAGGCACTAAAGAGGCCATCAATAGAGCCAAGGAGCTCATTATGAATATCGTTCATCAAAGAGGTCGCACGGAAGGGTTGGGTGGGCTCGATCTAGGGCCAAATATGGGTCACAATAATTACCCag GGATGAACAACATGAACCAGGGGATGGGTGgtggtggcggcggcggcggtggCGGTGGCGGCGGCCGTAACTTCGTCGAAATCATGATACCTGGACCCAAAGTCGGTCTGATAATCGGTAAAGGTGGCGAAACCATCAAACAACTGCAGGAAAAAAGCGGCGCGAAAATGGTTGTGATTCAAGACGGTCCTAATCAAGAACAAGAAAAACCGTTACGGATCAGTGGTGACCCTTCCAAAGTCGAATACGCCAAACAATTAGTCTACGATTTGATTGCCGAGAAGGAGATGCAAAATTATAATCGAAGAGGTGGAGGCGGGAGACAAGACGATAGGCAACAGTACAACGATTATGGAGGGGGTGGTGGTAATGAGGCGGAGGTTTTAGTGCCGAGACAGGCTGTGGGGGTTGTTATTGGAAAAGGGGGCGATATGATTAAGAAAATTCAAGCGGAAACTGGGGCGCGGGTTCAGTTCCAGCAAGCCAGAGAGGAGGGGCCGGGGGAGAGGCGGTGCTACCTCTCAGGCACCCCCAAACAAGTCGAACAG GCTAGACAACGAATAGAGGAACTTATCGACAGCGTCCATCGACGAGACGGCGGCGACGGTCCCGGCCAAGGCCGTGGCAGAGGAAGAGGTGGCGATCGTTACGACAGCCGAGGTGGAAGTAACAGAAACGGCGGAGGACAAGACTACGGCGGTTGGGACGACAGAAGACAACAACAAGCACCTCAAGAAGTCACATTCGTTGTTCCAAGTTCGAAATGTGGAGTAATAATCGGGAGAG GTGGCGAAACGATCAAACAGATCAATCAACAGTCCGGTGCCCACTGTGAGTTAGACCGCCGATCACAAAACAATCAGAATTCAAacgaaaaaacatttataatccGCGGCGATCCTGATCAAATCGAAGCGGCCAAACGAATAATCAGCGATAAAGTCCAAATGCCTCTTAACTTCGTACCTGTTGGCGGTCCTGCAATGTCAAACAACATGCAAACT GCTTATCCTGGAATGGCGCCTCAATCTTACAACCCCCAAAATTGGGGCATGCCTGCTTACCAACAACAATGGAACGCCCCCTCGCAAAGTGCCGACGCCCCCACACAACAAAACGCCATGCAGGTTAACCCCTCAACTGGACAGCCTGACTACTCGCTACAGTGGGCAGAGTATTACAGGTCCTTAGGAATGCACAGGGAAGCGGAAATGATAGAACAACAG GCAAAATCGAAGGGAATGTCCTCGTCGGCCCCCGGCCAACCCCAAGCCGGTGCGACGGCAGGTTCCGGTCCAGCACCTGCAGCAACCCCCACTGGTGCTGCATCCAATGGTGGCCAACCAGATTACAGTGCCCAGTGGGCGGAGTATTATCGTAGTATAGGAAAACATAAAGAAGCTGAAGCGATAGAAGCACAAATGAAATCGAAG CAACAGTCCCAAGCCAACGTGCAATCGATGCAAGGAGGCCCAGCTTCGTCCCAGTCCGGCCCTGTCCAAGCCCCAGCAGGTGGTTACCAGCAGCAAGCCTATGGTGCATATCAAGCTTCAAGTG GTTACTACGGTGGACAGGCGCAAGGTGGGGTCCCCAGCAACGTCCCCCAAGGGGGCTACGGCTTCCCGGCGTACGGTTACGGAGCACCCGCCCCTGCAGCCCCCCCTAACAACTCCGACAACTAA
- the LOC660941 gene encoding cilia- and flagella-associated protein 45 isoform X1: MSQSRSKKPSMPTNRPKPHMPVIDEKMCFKAVKKPKEFVTAYDVQGMRRLMVPDRNPIDIPGILPKSEFERLKNQAHIVTLKDRMMMLDEAEQKKNALQRESEKRKEFLQKVQKKQTAKPGTTLSDVEREAKSRNMYLLKRSFDLMQEQDNRVKRANGVILATKCRAIRNAQIAEKELIEKQLQEENRRLDLMMEQQRQKAMEEEAKRKQEEERKKQNYVTALSDQMRMNEIERMIEAEQKEEESRMINKAFLAIQQEEEQKLREKKELQQKIRNDLKKANDDLERYKLIQKEEQRIADLRIQKFMQEKLDREMARDQELALAKAAKEQEIIRMRNQQQRSQDIKAAMDEMNALRIQEEVERKWREKEIAAAKAKKEQQEMLKLEREKQINDLRRAAAITLARDEEDFHRVAKVQREQWEKEMELNKRKKEKAEQHRTELLKQINEKEKERIVVQKEKFEEANLQQIEQQRKDLHVKEHLRQKIEALRNKQLPERYIKDIEHHIEGIINTE, translated from the exons ATGTCTCAGAGTCGTTCAAAAAAGCCCTCAATGCCCACAAACCGGCCCAA ACCTCACATGCCCGTCATTGACGAGAAAATGTGTTTCAAAGCGGTCAAGAAACCCAAAGAATTCGTTACAGCGTACGATGTTCAAGGGATGAGGAGGCTCATGGTCCCTGATAGAAACCCAATTGACATACCGGGGATTTTACCCAAATCTGAATTCGAAAGACTAAAAAATCAGGCACAT ATTGTGACTCTAAAAGATAGAATGATGATGTTGGACGAGGCGGAACAAAAGAAAAACGCCTTGCAACGAGAGAGTGAGAAGAGAAAAGAATTCTTGCAAAAAGTTCAAAAGAAACAAACCGCAAAACCTGGAACAACGTTAAGTGAC GTCGAACGCGAAGCGAAATCTCGAAACATGTATCTTTTGAAACGCTCTTTCGACTTAATGCAGGAACAAGACAATAGGGTAAAACGAGCCAATGGTGTGATTCTTGCGACGAAATGTCGTGCAATCAGAAATGCACAAATTGCCGAAAAGGAA CTGATAGAGAAACAACTGCAAGAAGAAAACCGCCGTCTTGACCTAATGATGGAACAGCAGCGCCAGAAAGCAATGGAAGAAGAAGCAAAACGCAAACAAGAAGAAGAAAGGAAGAAGCAAAACTACGTGACTGCTTTATCCGACCAAATGCGCATGAACGAAATCGAACGAATGATCGAAGCCGAGCAGAAGGAAGAAGAGAGCCGAATGATCAACAAGGCGTTCCTTGCCATCCAACAGGAGGAAGAACAAAAGTTGAGGGAAAAAAAGGAGTTGCAGCAAAAAATCCGAAACGATTTGAAGAAAGCAAACGATGATTTAGAACGCTACAAATTGATCCAGAAAGAGGAGCAGAGAATCGCCGATTTGAGGATCCAAAAGTTCATGCAAGAAAAACTAGATCGTGAAATGGCCCGCGACCAAGAACTGGCGCTTGCCAAGGCGGCCAAGGAGCAGGAAATCATAAGAATGCGAAACCAGCAGCAAAGATCGCAAGACATCAAAGCGGCAATGGACGAAATGAACGCCTTGCGCATCCAGGAAGAGGTCGAACGCAAGTGGAGAGAAAAGGAAATTGCGGCTGCCAAAGCCAAAAAGGAGCAGCAAGAAATGTTGAAGCTTGAAAGAGAGAAGCAGATTAACGATTTGAGGAGAGCAGCAGCTATCACGTTGGCACGGGACGAGGAAGATTTTCACAGAGTGGCCAAAGTGCAAAGGGAGCAGTGGGAGAAGGAAATGGAATTGAACAAGAGGAAGAAGGAGAAGGCGGAACAACACCGCACGGAGTTACTCAAGCAAATTAATGAGAAGGAGAAGGAGAGGATTGTGGTTCAGAAGGAGAAGTTTGAGGAAGCTAATTTACAACAAATCGAACAGCAGAGGAAGGATTTGCATGTTAAGGAGCATTTGAGGCAAAAGATTGAGGCGTTGAG GAATAAGCAATTACCGGAACGGTATATCAAGGATATTGAGCATCATATTGAAGGCATTATTAATACGGAATGA
- the LOC660941 gene encoding cilia- and flagella-associated protein 45 isoform X2: MPVIDEKMCFKAVKKPKEFVTAYDVQGMRRLMVPDRNPIDIPGILPKSEFERLKNQAHIVTLKDRMMMLDEAEQKKNALQRESEKRKEFLQKVQKKQTAKPGTTLSDVEREAKSRNMYLLKRSFDLMQEQDNRVKRANGVILATKCRAIRNAQIAEKELIEKQLQEENRRLDLMMEQQRQKAMEEEAKRKQEEERKKQNYVTALSDQMRMNEIERMIEAEQKEEESRMINKAFLAIQQEEEQKLREKKELQQKIRNDLKKANDDLERYKLIQKEEQRIADLRIQKFMQEKLDREMARDQELALAKAAKEQEIIRMRNQQQRSQDIKAAMDEMNALRIQEEVERKWREKEIAAAKAKKEQQEMLKLEREKQINDLRRAAAITLARDEEDFHRVAKVQREQWEKEMELNKRKKEKAEQHRTELLKQINEKEKERIVVQKEKFEEANLQQIEQQRKDLHVKEHLRQKIEALRNKQLPERYIKDIEHHIEGIINTE, from the exons ATGCCCGTCATTGACGAGAAAATGTGTTTCAAAGCGGTCAAGAAACCCAAAGAATTCGTTACAGCGTACGATGTTCAAGGGATGAGGAGGCTCATGGTCCCTGATAGAAACCCAATTGACATACCGGGGATTTTACCCAAATCTGAATTCGAAAGACTAAAAAATCAGGCACAT ATTGTGACTCTAAAAGATAGAATGATGATGTTGGACGAGGCGGAACAAAAGAAAAACGCCTTGCAACGAGAGAGTGAGAAGAGAAAAGAATTCTTGCAAAAAGTTCAAAAGAAACAAACCGCAAAACCTGGAACAACGTTAAGTGAC GTCGAACGCGAAGCGAAATCTCGAAACATGTATCTTTTGAAACGCTCTTTCGACTTAATGCAGGAACAAGACAATAGGGTAAAACGAGCCAATGGTGTGATTCTTGCGACGAAATGTCGTGCAATCAGAAATGCACAAATTGCCGAAAAGGAA CTGATAGAGAAACAACTGCAAGAAGAAAACCGCCGTCTTGACCTAATGATGGAACAGCAGCGCCAGAAAGCAATGGAAGAAGAAGCAAAACGCAAACAAGAAGAAGAAAGGAAGAAGCAAAACTACGTGACTGCTTTATCCGACCAAATGCGCATGAACGAAATCGAACGAATGATCGAAGCCGAGCAGAAGGAAGAAGAGAGCCGAATGATCAACAAGGCGTTCCTTGCCATCCAACAGGAGGAAGAACAAAAGTTGAGGGAAAAAAAGGAGTTGCAGCAAAAAATCCGAAACGATTTGAAGAAAGCAAACGATGATTTAGAACGCTACAAATTGATCCAGAAAGAGGAGCAGAGAATCGCCGATTTGAGGATCCAAAAGTTCATGCAAGAAAAACTAGATCGTGAAATGGCCCGCGACCAAGAACTGGCGCTTGCCAAGGCGGCCAAGGAGCAGGAAATCATAAGAATGCGAAACCAGCAGCAAAGATCGCAAGACATCAAAGCGGCAATGGACGAAATGAACGCCTTGCGCATCCAGGAAGAGGTCGAACGCAAGTGGAGAGAAAAGGAAATTGCGGCTGCCAAAGCCAAAAAGGAGCAGCAAGAAATGTTGAAGCTTGAAAGAGAGAAGCAGATTAACGATTTGAGGAGAGCAGCAGCTATCACGTTGGCACGGGACGAGGAAGATTTTCACAGAGTGGCCAAAGTGCAAAGGGAGCAGTGGGAGAAGGAAATGGAATTGAACAAGAGGAAGAAGGAGAAGGCGGAACAACACCGCACGGAGTTACTCAAGCAAATTAATGAGAAGGAGAAGGAGAGGATTGTGGTTCAGAAGGAGAAGTTTGAGGAAGCTAATTTACAACAAATCGAACAGCAGAGGAAGGATTTGCATGTTAAGGAGCATTTGAGGCAAAAGATTGAGGCGTTGAG GAATAAGCAATTACCGGAACGGTATATCAAGGATATTGAGCATCATATTGAAGGCATTATTAATACGGAATGA